The stretch of DNA GACTGGTGGAGAGCCTGTCGGGCCATCTGGCCACCATGCTCAACGCGCGCCAGCTCGACCTGGCGATCATCTTCCATACCGAGGCTGCGCAGCGCTGGAGCATCCAGCCGCTGCTCGATGAGCGCCTTTTCCTGATCGCGGCGCCGACGCTGGCGGATCTGCCCGAGCCCGGGCCGGTCAGCCTGCGCGAAACCGCCCGCCTGCCCCTGATACTGCCCAGCCGCAGCCACGGCCTGCGGGCCCTGCTCAATGGCGCCTTCTCCCGTCTGCGCGTCGAACCGCACATTGCCATGGAGGTCGACGGCCTGGCGGCGCTCATGGCGCTCGTGCGCGCCGGCCACGGCGCCACGCTGCAGCCTGGGGCGGCGGCCACGCACAGTGCCGGCTCGAAGCTGCGCACTTGGCAGATACGCGAGCGGCAGCCGACCCGCGCCAATATGCTGGCCAGCCTGTCCGACGATGAGCTGTCGCCGGCCGCGCTGGCCGCGCGGGTGCTGCTGACGCAGACCGTGGCCAAGCTGGTCCGGGAGGACGCATGGCCTGGCGCGAGGCTTCACAAAAAATGAAGACCTATTCTTAAAAAGCGTATTGTTGGCGTCCCGCCGCAGGCCTATAGTCTTCACCCGTAGATATACGGGGCTGAATTCATGGTAGACGTACTGGTCATCGGCGGAGGCAATGCCGCGCTGTGCGCCGCGCTTATGGCCCGCGAGGCAGGCGCCAGCGTGCTGATCCTGGAAGCCGCGCCCAGGCCGTGGCGCGGCGGCAATTCGCAGCACACCCGCAATCTGCGCTGCATGCACGATGCCCCGCAGGACGTGCTGGTCGAAGCCTACCCCGAGGAAGAGTTCTGGCAGGACCTGCTCAAAGTCACCGGCGGCATCACTGATGAACACCTGGCGCGCCTGGTCATCCGCGCCTCGTCCAGCTGCCGCGACTGGATGCGCAAGCACGGCGTGAATTTCCAGCCGCCTCTGTCGGGCGCGCTGCACGTGGCGCGCACCAACGCCTTCTTCATGGGCGGCGGCAAGGCCCTGATCAACGCCTATTACCGCAGCGCCGAGCAGCTCGGCGTACAGGTGCGCTACGACGCTCCGGTCGCATCGCTCGATTTGCGCGACGGCCGTTTTCTTGCCGCGCGCCTGGCCAACGGCGAGCGTGTCCAGGCGCGCGCCTGCGTATTGGCCGCGGGCGGCTTCGAATCGAACCTCGAATGGCTGCGACAGGCCTGGGGCCAGAACGAGCGTGGCGAATGGCCGGCCGACAACTTCCTGATCCGCGGCACGCGCTTTAACCAGGGCGTGCTGCTCAAATTCATGATGGACGCCGGCGCCGACGTCATCGGCGACCCTTCGCAATCGCACTGCGTGGCCATCGACGCACGCGCGCCGCTGTACGACGGCGGCATCTGCACCCGCATCGACTGCGTTTCGCTGGGCGTGGTGCTCAACCGCGACGCCGAGCGCTTCTACGACGAGGGCGAAGACTTCTGGCCCAAGCGCTATGCCATCTGGGGACGCCTGACGGCCATGCAGCCCGGCCAGATCGCCTACTCGATCATCGATGCCAAGGCCGTGGGCCGTTTCATGCCGCCGGTCTTTCCCGGCACGCAGGCCGAAACCCTGCCGGAGCTGGCCCGCAAACTCGGGCTGGACGAAGCGCGCTTCATGCAAACCCTGACTGCATACAACGCCGCCTGCCGCGTCGGCACCTTCGACCACACGGCCCTGGACGACTGCCATACCGAAGGCGTCGCGCCCGCCAAAACGCACTGGGCGCGCCCCATCGACACCGCCCCCTTCTTTGGCTACCCCCTGCGCCCCGGCATCACCTTCACCTACCTGAGTCTGAAGGTGGACGAGACGGCGGCGGTGCGTTTTAACGACAAGCCCAGCGACAACCTCTTCGTGGCCGGCGAAATGATGGCCGGCAACGTGCTGGGCAAGGGCTATACGGCGGGAGTCGGGATGTCGATCGGCACCGCCTTCGGCCGCATCGCCGGCACAGGCGCCGCGGCCGCGGCCAGGCAGCAGCAGCAGCAACAGGGAGTCTGAGATGACCGAACTCGAAACGCTGGCAAAACAGGCGCAGGCCCAGGTCCGCGGCCCCGTCCCCGCGGCCTTGACCGAAAACGAGGGCGAAGTCGCCCGCGTCATGCAGATCTGCAATGCCTGCCGCTATTGCGAAGGCTTTTGCGCGGTGTTCCCCGCCATGACGCGGCGGCTGGAATTTCACAAGGCCGACATCGACTACCTGGCCAACCTCTGCCATAACTGCGGCGCCTGCCTGCACGCCTGCCAGTACGCCCCGCCACACGAATTCGGCGTGAACGTGCCGCGAGCCATGGCCAAGGTGCGCGTGCAGACCTACAGCGACTATGCGTGGCCAGCCGGGTTGGGCGCGCTGTACAAGCGCAACGGCCTGACGCTCGCGGTGGCGCTGGCCGCCGGCCTGGCGCTGTTTCTGGCCATGCTCAAGCGTGTGCAGGGCGAACTGTTCCGTGACTCGCAGCCAAGCAATTTCTACGCCGTGTTCGCGCACAACACCCTGGCGCTGATGTTCGGCGCGGTCTTTCTCCTGGCCGTGTTCGCACTGGGCAAGGGCGTGACGCGGTTCTGGCGCGAGGTCAGCCCGGGCGCGGCCACCGGCCCCGCGGTGGCCGAGGCCACCCACGACGCCCTGCGCCTGAAATACCTGGACGGCGGCCACGGCAAGGGCTGCAACAACGAGGACGATGCCTTCACGCTCAAGCGCCGCCGCTGCCACCACCTGACCTTCTACGGCTTCATGCTGTGCTTTGCCTCGACCTGCGTAGCCACGATCTACCACTACTTCCTCGGCCTGGAGGCGCCCTACCCCGTGACCAGCATTCCCGTGCTGCTGGGGTCGATCGGCGGTATCGGGCTGGTGCTCGGCACGACAGGCCTCTGGCGCCTGAACCTGCGGCGCGCGCCCGAGCAGGGCGACACGGCCCAGCGCCCCATGGACCGCGGCTTCATCGCCCTGCTGTTCCTGGTGGCGCTGACCGGGCTGCTGCTGCTGCTGCTGCGCGATACCGGCGCCATGGGGCTCATGCTGGCGCTGCACCTGGGCTGCGTCATGGCCCTGTTCCTCACCCTGCCTTACGGCAAGTTCGCCCACGGCGTCTACCGCAGCGCGGCCCTCTTGAAATGGGCCATCGAAAAGCGCCAACCGAACAAGCTGCAGCTGGGATCCGATTGACACCCTCAAAAACCAAGCACGGAGACAACACGCATGAAAAAACCGCTACGCACCCTCATCGCCGGCCTGGCGGCCGGTCTGAGCCTGGGTTGGGCCGCATCCAGCCAGGCGGCGGCCTGGCCCGATCATGTCATCACACTGGTCGTGCCC from Bordetella sp. FB-8 encodes:
- the tcuA gene encoding FAD-dependent tricarballylate dehydrogenase TcuA, which gives rise to MVDVLVIGGGNAALCAALMAREAGASVLILEAAPRPWRGGNSQHTRNLRCMHDAPQDVLVEAYPEEEFWQDLLKVTGGITDEHLARLVIRASSSCRDWMRKHGVNFQPPLSGALHVARTNAFFMGGGKALINAYYRSAEQLGVQVRYDAPVASLDLRDGRFLAARLANGERVQARACVLAAGGFESNLEWLRQAWGQNERGEWPADNFLIRGTRFNQGVLLKFMMDAGADVIGDPSQSHCVAIDARAPLYDGGICTRIDCVSLGVVLNRDAERFYDEGEDFWPKRYAIWGRLTAMQPGQIAYSIIDAKAVGRFMPPVFPGTQAETLPELARKLGLDEARFMQTLTAYNAACRVGTFDHTALDDCHTEGVAPAKTHWARPIDTAPFFGYPLRPGITFTYLSLKVDETAAVRFNDKPSDNLFVAGEMMAGNVLGKGYTAGVGMSIGTAFGRIAGTGAAAAARQQQQQQGV
- a CDS encoding LysR substrate-binding domain-containing protein, with amino-acid sequence MELRQLRYFIKVVECGSMGRAAADLGVVTSALSQQISRLESELSTRLLIRAATGTTLTEAGMAFLRQAQLTLRHADDAVLAARSSRLSGHVSVGLAPTTSSVLAVPFMDAMRIRYPDVRVRLVESLSGHLATMLNARQLDLAIIFHTEAAQRWSIQPLLDERLFLIAAPTLADLPEPGPVSLRETARLPLILPSRSHGLRALLNGAFSRLRVEPHIAMEVDGLAALMALVRAGHGATLQPGAAATHSAGSKLRTWQIRERQPTRANMLASLSDDELSPAALAARVLLTQTVAKLVREDAWPGARLHKK
- the tcuB gene encoding tricarballylate utilization 4Fe-4S protein TcuB; translation: MTELETLAKQAQAQVRGPVPAALTENEGEVARVMQICNACRYCEGFCAVFPAMTRRLEFHKADIDYLANLCHNCGACLHACQYAPPHEFGVNVPRAMAKVRVQTYSDYAWPAGLGALYKRNGLTLAVALAAGLALFLAMLKRVQGELFRDSQPSNFYAVFAHNTLALMFGAVFLLAVFALGKGVTRFWREVSPGAATGPAVAEATHDALRLKYLDGGHGKGCNNEDDAFTLKRRRCHHLTFYGFMLCFASTCVATIYHYFLGLEAPYPVTSIPVLLGSIGGIGLVLGTTGLWRLNLRRAPEQGDTAQRPMDRGFIALLFLVALTGLLLLLLRDTGAMGLMLALHLGCVMALFLTLPYGKFAHGVYRSAALLKWAIEKRQPNKLQLGSD